A single window of Paenibacillus sp. FSL H8-0537 DNA harbors:
- a CDS encoding winged helix DNA-binding domain-containing protein: MNINRIAGLRLQNQGIALVESNWSPKQVVQQLGAVQAQDYMQAMWAIGLRSPGATLSKVEQSIASREMVLTWTQRGTIHFVPTEDVLWRLSLAAPRLLQQSKRRREQLELDDATLTRSESLIHNMLQGGAQVSRGALLEQLEQAGIRTDSQRGYHILWHSAYKGLICFGPISGKQQTFVLLDEWATDAQKMTREAALAKLALRYFTAHGPATVHDFAWWTGMTLADAREGLEAIKGQLDSERMDGNDYWMLKQTAGAWTEQGDKRHSKDEEQQGKASGVYLLPGFDEFILGYKERSAVLKPEIAPRIVPGNNGVFLPMIVVNGQVVGTWKRTIKKKGIDVVIHPFEPLTGFEEGVEQQAEAYAKFMELPLGKLVFEQVVK, encoded by the coding sequence ATGAACATAAACAGGATAGCAGGACTTCGCCTGCAAAATCAAGGGATAGCATTAGTTGAAAGCAATTGGTCGCCTAAGCAGGTAGTCCAGCAGCTCGGCGCTGTGCAGGCTCAGGATTATATGCAGGCGATGTGGGCAATTGGCCTGCGTTCGCCTGGAGCAACGCTGTCCAAGGTTGAGCAGAGCATTGCAAGTCGCGAGATGGTACTGACCTGGACGCAGCGCGGAACGATTCATTTTGTGCCAACGGAGGATGTATTATGGCGGTTGTCACTCGCTGCCCCGCGCTTGCTTCAGCAGTCGAAACGGCGGAGGGAGCAGCTAGAGTTAGATGATGCAACGCTTACGCGCAGCGAAAGCTTGATTCACAATATGCTGCAAGGGGGAGCGCAGGTTTCGCGCGGAGCACTGCTAGAACAGCTGGAGCAGGCGGGCATACGCACGGACAGCCAGCGGGGTTATCATATTTTATGGCATAGCGCCTATAAAGGGCTGATTTGCTTTGGACCGATAAGCGGCAAGCAGCAAACGTTCGTGTTGCTAGATGAGTGGGCAACTGATGCGCAGAAAATGACGCGTGAAGCTGCGCTTGCGAAGCTTGCTTTGCGATATTTTACCGCCCATGGTCCTGCTACGGTTCATGATTTTGCCTGGTGGACAGGGATGACGCTTGCGGATGCAAGGGAAGGGCTCGAAGCAATAAAAGGCCAGCTGGATAGTGAGCGAATGGACGGGAATGACTATTGGATGCTAAAGCAGACAGCCGGTGCTTGGACAGAGCAGGGGGATAAGAGGCATTCGAAGGATGAGGAGCAACAGGGTAAAGCTTCCGGCGTTTATTTGCTGCCTGGCTTTGATGAATTTATTTTAGGCTACAAGGAACGCAGCGCCGTGTTGAAGCCTGAAATTGCTCCGCGAATTGTTCCTGGCAATAATGGCGTGTTTTTGCCGATGATTGTGGTTAATGGACAAGTCGTAGGCACATGGAAGCGAACGATTAAGAAGAAGGGAATCGATGTTGTCATTCATCCCTTCGAACCTCTCACTGGCTTCGAGGAGGGAGTTGAGCAGCAAGCAGAAGCTTATGCGAAATTTATGGAGCTGCCGCTTGGGAAGCTGGTGTTTGAGCAGGTGGTTAAGTAA
- a CDS encoding GTP-binding protein — protein sequence MKSLLKFITCGSVDDGKSTLIGHMLYEAKLLFADQERALELDSRLGSRGGKIDYSLLLDGLLAEREQGITIDVAYRYFTTDHRSFIVADTPGHEEYTRNMAVGASFADLAIILVDAKKGIITQTKRHTRICALMGIKHLVLAVNKMDLVDFDAKIFDEIKEDFSRTASEFQFESIQVIPVSATEGDNITKKSPNTPWYEGLPLLPYLEGVDVHASDDELPFMMPVQRVCRPDHTFRGFQGQIEAGSIAVGDELTTLPSREKAKVKRIFVTDQDRDSAHAGQPVTIQLDREVDVSRGCVFTKDDQLQEADSFSATILWMDDSVLTPGKNVLVKVGTKVLPGTVTAIKHKIDINTGNTVTADHVVKNEVAKCEFSLSDGIIFDAFEKNKSIGGFILIDRVTNMTSACGVIDEALQSSDSAGQIDTEITRDVRAQQKGQQPLTLWLTGSASDNLALAKGIEKRLVARGYHTMLIDNSLGESVRQIAGYATLLNDAGLIALVLVGSASDNDQAIAQEIIGQAFLPIDAAVYSSSIDEAANDAVKRVVKAQI from the coding sequence ATGAAGAGTCTGCTTAAATTTATTACTTGCGGAAGTGTGGATGACGGCAAATCCACTTTAATTGGACATATGCTTTATGAGGCTAAGCTTTTGTTCGCTGACCAGGAGAGAGCCTTGGAGCTGGACAGCAGGCTGGGCAGCCGTGGCGGCAAAATTGACTACTCCTTGCTTCTAGATGGACTGCTTGCTGAACGTGAGCAGGGGATTACGATTGATGTGGCTTATCGGTATTTTACGACGGATCACCGTTCATTCATTGTAGCGGACACGCCGGGGCATGAAGAATATACACGCAACATGGCCGTAGGTGCATCTTTTGCGGATCTTGCCATTATTCTGGTGGACGCAAAAAAAGGAATTATTACGCAAACGAAGCGCCATACCCGGATTTGCGCTCTCATGGGAATCAAGCATCTGGTGTTAGCGGTAAATAAAATGGATTTGGTGGATTTTGATGCGAAAATATTTGATGAAATCAAAGAAGACTTTTCTCGCACCGCCAGTGAATTCCAGTTTGAAAGCATTCAGGTAATCCCTGTTTCTGCAACAGAAGGGGATAATATTACGAAAAAATCGCCTAATACGCCTTGGTACGAGGGTCTTCCTTTGCTGCCCTATCTGGAAGGTGTTGATGTCCATGCAAGCGACGATGAGTTGCCGTTTATGATGCCCGTTCAGCGGGTATGCAGGCCAGACCACACCTTCCGTGGATTTCAAGGACAGATCGAAGCGGGCAGCATTGCAGTTGGCGATGAGCTGACCACTCTGCCTAGCCGTGAGAAGGCGAAGGTCAAACGAATCTTTGTAACAGACCAAGACAGGGATTCGGCTCATGCCGGACAACCTGTAACGATTCAATTGGATCGGGAAGTTGACGTTTCACGCGGATGTGTATTTACGAAGGATGATCAGCTCCAAGAGGCCGACAGCTTTAGCGCCACGATTCTTTGGATGGATGATTCTGTCCTGACGCCGGGAAAAAATGTTCTGGTGAAGGTAGGTACAAAGGTTCTTCCTGGTACTGTGACGGCAATTAAACACAAAATCGATATTAATACAGGCAACACGGTTACAGCCGATCATGTGGTTAAGAATGAAGTGGCTAAATGTGAATTTTCATTATCGGATGGTATTATCTTTGATGCATTTGAAAAAAATAAAAGCATCGGTGGATTTATTCTCATCGATCGCGTAACGAATATGACATCCGCTTGCGGCGTCATTGACGAAGCTCTTCAAAGCTCTGATAGTGCGGGCCAGATCGATACGGAAATCACAAGAGATGTACGTGCCCAGCAAAAAGGGCAGCAGCCATTAACGCTTTGGCTTACGGGTTCAGCTTCGGACAACTTGGCTCTTGCGAAGGGAATCGAGAAACGGTTGGTAGCGAGAGGCTATCATACGATGCTAATCGATAACAGCTTAGGAGAATCTGTGCGGCAAATCGCTGGTTATGCCACATTGCTAAACGATGCGGGACTTATTGCCTTGGTACTGGTCGGTTCTGCAAGCGACAACGACCAAGCCATTGCGCAAGAAATAATCGGCCAAGCCTTTTTGCCAATCGATGCTGCTGTATACAGCTCTTCGATTGACGAAGCGGCTAACGATGCCGTGAAACGTGTTGTGAAGGCTCAAATATAA
- a CDS encoding M15 family metallopeptidase: protein MKIKRTGQALTVLLLLFAFGCTGAQETVSPIASQSPASNTNTEAAGPAVDNAVQETSGTVEDLLVVANPAAAVVLVNKQYSLPEGYEPQDLVYPDVAFTFTEKIDKRMLRKEAADALEQLFAGAAGDGIKLAGVSGYRSYDRQKTLFDNYVKKDGEEAARMYSAVPGTSEHQTGLAIDVTGADGKCAAEDCFAGTPEAIWLADHAWEYGYIIRYPEGKDSITGYKYEPWHIRYVGKELAKELNERDITLDEYYNAVPVSEKR, encoded by the coding sequence ATGAAGATAAAAAGAACAGGACAGGCTCTGACGGTTCTGCTGCTGCTGTTTGCCTTTGGCTGTACTGGCGCACAAGAAACCGTATCGCCCATAGCTAGCCAATCGCCAGCGAGCAATACGAATACCGAAGCTGCTGGGCCAGCAGTGGATAATGCTGTGCAAGAAACGTCTGGTACCGTTGAAGATTTGCTTGTTGTAGCGAACCCTGCTGCAGCTGTCGTACTCGTAAACAAGCAATACAGCTTGCCAGAAGGTTATGAGCCGCAGGATTTGGTATATCCTGATGTGGCATTCACCTTCACTGAGAAAATCGACAAGCGCATGCTCCGCAAGGAAGCGGCTGACGCTTTGGAGCAATTATTCGCCGGAGCAGCTGGTGATGGCATTAAGCTAGCTGGCGTTTCCGGCTATCGTTCTTATGATCGCCAGAAAACACTGTTCGACAATTATGTGAAAAAGGATGGCGAAGAAGCCGCTCGCATGTACAGCGCAGTTCCGGGTACGAGTGAGCATCAGACCGGCCTAGCCATTGATGTTACGGGTGCAGATGGCAAATGTGCGGCAGAGGATTGTTTTGCGGGCACGCCTGAAGCAATTTGGCTCGCAGATCATGCATGGGAATATGGCTACATTATTCGTTATCCTGAAGGGAAAGACAGCATTACCGGCTATAAATATGAGCCTTGGCACATTCGATATGTCGGCAAGGAGCTGGCCAAAGAGCTTAACGAGCGCGACATTACGCTTGATGAATATTACAATGCGGTTCCAGTGTCCGAGAAACGTTAA
- a CDS encoding methyltransferase domain-containing protein: MKRLYAKEKLDEEELELEELERSLAEVWQVNRYLGGNPVLFKHLERLLRQTTIARRAQELELLFGQGAGLEQGAAKNSQGKQWGWTGSGSRPAQGDRVKIKLLDVATGLADIPIALEKWCSRRGMAVEIVGVDIHPKMVELAAKRTAHQTAIQVLQADGTALPFEDNSFDIVFSNLALHHLDDGEASRMLGEIDRVARVGWVVTDLERHRLALLSARMLAKFIWRSPVTKHDGPMSVQRSYTAREAKELLAQAGVPAAVVHRHFPFRLALVCHA, from the coding sequence ATGAAGCGGCTGTATGCGAAGGAAAAGCTCGATGAGGAAGAGTTAGAACTGGAGGAGCTCGAGAGGAGCCTCGCTGAGGTGTGGCAGGTCAACCGCTATTTGGGCGGCAATCCGGTGCTGTTCAAGCATTTGGAGCGGCTGCTCAGACAGACGACTATCGCACGGCGAGCACAGGAGCTGGAGCTGCTATTTGGGCAGGGCGCCGGGCTGGAGCAAGGAGCGGCGAAGAATTCGCAAGGAAAACAGTGGGGATGGACCGGGTCAGGATCTAGGCCTGCGCAAGGCGATAGGGTGAAAATAAAGCTGCTCGATGTGGCGACAGGGCTGGCGGATATCCCGATCGCCTTGGAGAAATGGTGCAGCAGGCGCGGTATGGCGGTAGAAATTGTCGGCGTGGATATTCATCCTAAAATGGTGGAGCTTGCGGCAAAACGCACCGCTCATCAGACTGCCATACAGGTGCTGCAAGCAGATGGGACCGCTCTTCCATTCGAGGATAACAGCTTTGACATCGTCTTCAGCAATTTGGCGCTGCATCATTTGGATGACGGGGAGGCGAGCCGCATGCTGGGGGAAATCGACCGGGTTGCGAGGGTCGGCTGGGTCGTCACCGATTTGGAGCGGCACCGGCTGGCGCTGCTGTCCGCGCGAATGCTTGCGAAGTTCATCTGGCGCAGCCCGGTGACGAAGCATGATGGGCCAATGTCCGTCCAGCGCTCCTATACAGCGCGCGAAGCGAAGGAGCTGCTTGCACAGGCAGGTGTTCCCGCTGCTGTCGTGCATCGGCATTTTCCATTTCGCTTGGCGCTAGTGTGCCATGCATGA
- a CDS encoding glycosyl hydrolase family 18 protein — translation MKFKMRKLTALLVLLMLSQAFAAGSSIAASSATKYRVYQNDAALKEFATEKQAIAYAQSFTYSHVEQISGRVWVWDNFPKYKVYQGGASNPKWEYRTYEQAQAAAKQLGQVHIRDLQQPGWVYESYAKFQLYQGENTKSSWGFATLAAAKKEAANWGNSHIIKRSTNEWVWDNVTAAQKKGQRAGKAIYTITKDGGQISGTKTYAYLYDAVQAAAKQEGSEVTNTAKGKVVFSNVRSYEVQQNGKTIKAFISVDAAIPFAKKYAGADIVYNNVVWWTNKPYLSVYQNDKIIKSVHTKESAVTLAKSYANATVRNADGRVLWSNATKLIYMGWNGSSNSQTIMGHVAGTQGLDIDSPTWFELGDANGKLNDMSDAATASTLKAQGVLVMPLLHNQFDKKMTSAFLANPAAQAAFISSLVTKLAALHVYGLNIDFEEVAGSDRASYTAFVKALTKAVHAKGMKVSIDLPRGSASWNQATAYDHTALAGIVDTIIIMAYDEHWSTGPEAGSVSSLAWAEEGVKQFLDYGIPRKKLMLGIPFYVREWKLDSAGALISNRAIYMKEVPQLIKDTNAIGTPDVTSGQTKYTYVKDGFTYVFWAETASTVQARINMAKKYDLAGVAAWRLGYESADLWTMMLRLK, via the coding sequence ATGAAATTTAAAATGAGAAAGCTGACCGCCTTGCTGGTGCTGCTTATGCTGAGCCAGGCATTTGCCGCGGGCAGCAGTATAGCTGCGAGCTCCGCAACCAAGTACCGGGTGTATCAGAACGATGCAGCGCTCAAGGAATTTGCAACCGAGAAGCAGGCAATTGCCTATGCCCAAAGCTTTACCTACAGCCATGTCGAGCAAATTTCGGGCCGAGTGTGGGTATGGGACAATTTTCCGAAGTATAAGGTATATCAAGGCGGCGCCTCCAATCCCAAGTGGGAATATCGCACCTACGAACAAGCACAGGCCGCAGCGAAGCAGCTAGGTCAAGTACATATTCGAGATTTACAGCAGCCGGGCTGGGTTTATGAATCTTATGCCAAGTTCCAGCTCTATCAAGGCGAAAATACGAAAAGCAGCTGGGGCTTTGCTACCCTTGCAGCCGCTAAGAAGGAAGCTGCCAATTGGGGCAATTCCCATATAATTAAACGCTCCACGAATGAGTGGGTATGGGACAATGTGACGGCTGCCCAAAAGAAAGGGCAGCGTGCAGGCAAAGCGATTTACACGATAACGAAGGATGGCGGGCAAATTTCCGGCACCAAAACATACGCTTACCTCTATGACGCTGTTCAAGCAGCAGCCAAGCAAGAAGGCAGTGAAGTAACCAATACTGCGAAAGGCAAGGTCGTTTTCTCCAATGTTCGCAGTTACGAAGTTCAGCAAAATGGCAAAACCATCAAAGCTTTTATTAGTGTTGATGCCGCAATACCCTTTGCCAAAAAATATGCTGGCGCAGATATCGTTTACAATAACGTAGTCTGGTGGACCAACAAGCCTTATTTATCCGTTTATCAAAACGATAAAATCATCAAAAGCGTACACACCAAAGAATCCGCAGTGACGCTAGCCAAAAGCTACGCAAATGCCACCGTTCGAAATGCGGATGGACGGGTATTATGGAGCAATGCAACAAAGCTGATTTATATGGGGTGGAATGGATCTTCGAACAGCCAGACGATTATGGGGCATGTTGCGGGGACACAAGGGCTTGATATTGATTCTCCGACTTGGTTCGAGCTAGGGGACGCGAATGGCAAGCTGAACGATATGTCGGATGCTGCGACCGCCAGCACCTTGAAGGCTCAGGGCGTTCTCGTCATGCCGCTTCTGCACAACCAGTTTGACAAAAAGATGACAAGTGCCTTTCTCGCCAATCCAGCTGCGCAGGCAGCTTTCATTAGCAGTCTCGTCACCAAGCTTGCGGCGCTTCACGTCTATGGCCTCAATATTGATTTTGAAGAGGTAGCTGGGTCGGACCGGGCAAGCTATACCGCTTTTGTCAAAGCACTCACGAAAGCTGTTCATGCCAAAGGCATGAAAGTATCGATCGATCTGCCGCGCGGCAGCGCCAGCTGGAATCAGGCAACGGCGTATGACCACACTGCACTGGCAGGCATTGTCGATACGATTATTATTATGGCTTATGACGAGCACTGGAGCACAGGCCCGGAAGCGGGCTCCGTTTCCAGCTTGGCGTGGGCTGAAGAGGGCGTAAAACAGTTTCTCGATTACGGCATTCCACGCAAAAAGCTTATGCTCGGCATTCCTTTTTACGTCCGCGAGTGGAAGCTGGATAGCGCAGGTGCTCTTATTAGCAATCGCGCTATATATATGAAGGAAGTGCCGCAGCTCATTAAAGATACGAACGCTATAGGCACGCCGGATGTAACATCCGGTCAAACGAAATACACCTATGTAAAAGATGGTTTTACCTATGTATTTTGGGCAGAGACCGCTTCAACCGTGCAAGCCCGCATCAATATGGCGAAAAAATATGATCTCGCAGGTGTTGCAGCGTGGCGCCTTGGCTACGAAAGCGCCGATCTATGGACGATGATGCTCCGTTTGAAATAA
- a CDS encoding metalloregulator ArsR/SmtB family transcription factor — protein sequence MKLTTVLHALSDPVRLKIVLCLAKAGEKNCSSFEVEHLSKSTLSHHVKILREAGIIQPRIEGKQHYYSVRRDNLDLCFPGLLDSILGTDERYI from the coding sequence ATGAAGCTCACAACGGTGCTGCATGCGCTGAGTGACCCTGTGCGGCTTAAAATTGTTTTATGCCTTGCCAAGGCAGGAGAGAAAAACTGCTCCTCCTTCGAGGTGGAGCATCTGTCCAAATCAACGCTATCGCATCATGTCAAAATATTGCGCGAAGCAGGAATCATTCAGCCGCGAATTGAAGGCAAGCAGCACTACTATTCCGTTCGCCGGGACAATCTCGACTTATGTTTTCCAGGGCTGCTGGATTCCATTCTGGGAACGGACGAGCGGTATATTTGA
- the cysD gene encoding sulfate adenylyltransferase subunit CysD: MDKMMLDSIDATTHLDQLEAEAIYIIREVAAECENPVMLYSIGKDSSVMLHLALKAFYPEKPPFPFMHIDTTWKFKEMIEFRDRKAKEFGINMLVHSNQEGIEQGINPFDHGSAYTDIMKTQALKQGLDKYGFTAAFGGGRRDEEKSRAKERIFSFRNKNHAWDPKNQRPEMWKLFNTRINKGESIRVFPISNWTEKDIWQYIHRENIDIVPLYLAKERPVVNRDGQIIMADDDRMRLEPGEKIEMLKMRFRTLGCYPLTGGALSEADTLDAIIEETLGAVSSERTTRVIDQEEAGSMERRKREGYF; encoded by the coding sequence ATGGACAAAATGATGCTTGATTCCATAGATGCAACGACACATCTGGATCAACTCGAGGCTGAGGCGATTTATATTATTCGAGAAGTAGCGGCGGAATGTGAAAATCCCGTGATGCTGTACTCGATCGGTAAGGATAGCTCCGTGATGCTGCATTTGGCGTTGAAAGCCTTTTATCCGGAGAAGCCGCCGTTTCCTTTCATGCATATTGATACAACGTGGAAGTTCAAAGAGATGATTGAATTCCGTGACCGTAAGGCGAAAGAATTCGGAATCAACATGCTTGTTCACTCCAATCAAGAAGGGATTGAGCAAGGGATCAACCCATTTGATCATGGCTCCGCCTATACGGATATTATGAAAACCCAAGCCCTGAAGCAGGGCCTTGACAAATACGGATTCACAGCTGCTTTTGGCGGTGGAAGACGTGATGAGGAGAAGTCGCGTGCGAAGGAGCGGATTTTCTCATTCCGTAATAAAAATCATGCCTGGGATCCGAAAAACCAACGTCCGGAAATGTGGAAGCTTTTCAATACAAGAATTAATAAGGGTGAAAGCATCCGTGTATTCCCGATTTCCAATTGGACAGAAAAGGATATCTGGCAATACATTCACAGAGAGAACATTGATATTGTTCCTCTTTATTTAGCCAAAGAACGGCCTGTCGTTAATCGCGATGGACAGATCATCATGGCGGATGATGATCGGATGAGGCTCGAGCCGGGTGAGAAGATTGAAATGCTGAAGATGAGATTTCGCACATTAGGCTGTTATCCGCTGACTGGCGGCGCCCTGTCAGAGGCGGACACGCTGGATGCTATTATTGAAGAGACGCTTGGCGCGGTATCATCCGAACGGACAACAAGGGTTATTGATCAGGAAGAAGCGGGAAGCATGGAAAGACGTAAACGGGAGGGCTATTTCTAA